In Geobacter anodireducens, a genomic segment contains:
- a CDS encoding glycine dehydrogenase (aminomethyl-transferring) (acts in conjunction with GvcH to form H-protein-S-aminomethyldihydrolipoyllysine from glycine; forms a heterodimer with subunit 1 to form the P protein), protein MELIFEKSVTGRRGVRLPAGDVPPAPPLPAALARDGAPDLPQVSELDVVRHFTTLSRRNFSVDTHFYPLGSCTMKYNAKALEEAAKLFAPYHPMVPLLPHGASFSQGSLGLVHGLGEALAEITGMDEVTCQPLAGAHGEMTGIMLIAAYHEAKGNRKKYVVVPDSSHGTNPASAAMVGYEIITVPTAPYGDMDLEKYRAVMTDEVAAVMMTCPNTLGLFNPHIREICDIAHDHDALMYYDGANLNAILGKVRPGDVGFDVIHVNLHKTFGTPHGGGGPGSGPVGVKKLLASYLPGPRVVKNSDGDYSVIPHSHESIGRTAGFFGNFGVMAKAFAYITMLGREGLIQVSEQAVLNANYIMARLKGVYDLPYDQTCMHECVFSAARQARNGVHAIDIAKFLIDRGFHPPTVYFPLIVKEAIMIEPTETESKETLDAFIEAMRDAADLAEKDPAAFAELPRTMPITRPDETKAAREQNVCYFGC, encoded by the coding sequence ATGGAACTGATCTTCGAAAAGTCGGTGACCGGCCGCCGGGGCGTCCGGCTCCCGGCCGGCGACGTTCCCCCGGCTCCTCCCCTTCCGGCGGCGCTTGCCCGGGACGGGGCGCCGGATCTGCCCCAGGTGAGCGAACTGGACGTGGTGCGCCACTTCACCACCCTGTCGCGGCGCAATTTTTCGGTGGATACCCACTTCTATCCGTTGGGCTCCTGCACCATGAAGTACAATGCCAAGGCCCTGGAGGAGGCGGCAAAACTCTTCGCCCCCTATCACCCCATGGTGCCGCTCCTGCCCCACGGCGCATCCTTCAGCCAGGGGAGCCTGGGGCTCGTGCACGGCCTGGGCGAAGCCCTGGCCGAGATCACCGGCATGGACGAGGTGACCTGCCAGCCCCTGGCCGGCGCCCACGGCGAGATGACCGGCATCATGCTCATCGCCGCCTACCATGAGGCAAAAGGGAACCGGAAGAAATACGTGGTGGTCCCCGACTCCTCCCACGGCACCAACCCGGCCTCGGCCGCCATGGTGGGCTACGAGATCATCACCGTTCCCACAGCCCCTTACGGCGACATGGACCTGGAGAAATACCGCGCGGTCATGACCGATGAGGTGGCGGCGGTCATGATGACCTGCCCCAACACCCTGGGACTCTTTAATCCCCACATCCGGGAGATCTGCGACATCGCCCATGACCACGACGCCCTCATGTACTACGACGGAGCCAACCTGAACGCCATCCTCGGCAAGGTGCGGCCCGGCGACGTGGGGTTTGACGTGATTCACGTGAATCTCCACAAGACCTTTGGCACTCCCCACGGCGGGGGTGGGCCGGGGAGTGGCCCCGTGGGGGTGAAGAAGCTGCTGGCCTCCTATCTGCCGGGTCCGCGCGTGGTGAAGAACAGCGACGGCGATTATTCCGTCATTCCCCACTCCCACGAGAGCATCGGCCGCACTGCGGGGTTCTTCGGCAACTTCGGGGTCATGGCCAAGGCCTTTGCCTACATCACCATGCTCGGACGGGAAGGGCTCATCCAGGTGAGCGAGCAGGCGGTCCTGAACGCCAACTACATCATGGCCCGGCTGAAGGGCGTCTACGACCTCCCCTACGACCAGACCTGCATGCACGAATGCGTCTTTTCGGCGGCGAGGCAGGCGCGCAACGGCGTCCATGCCATTGATATCGCCAAGTTTCTCATCGACCGAGGCTTCCATCCCCCCACGGTCTACTTCCCCCTCATCGTCAAGGAGGCAATCATGATTGAGCCCACCGAGACCGAGAGCAAGGAGACTCTGGACGCCTTCATCGAGGCCATGCGCGATGCCGCCGATCTGGCGGAGAAGGATCCGGCCGCCTTTGCCGAACTGCCGCGGACCATGCCCATCACCCGTCCGGACGAGACCAAGGCAGCCCGCGAGCAGAACGTGTGCTACTTCGGGTGCTGA
- a CDS encoding lipoate--protein ligase has product MEPPAWRLIDTGPLDGPRNMAVDEALLRHFDQGAAPVLRFYGWEPPAVSVGRFQKAEEAIDRERCRWAGISVVRRITGGGLIYHGPELTYSLVCAPRHIAGARRVKESFRALTGFLLRFYGELGLTAGWAADDAPGDARLGARTPLCFAGREESDIVINGRKIGGNAQRRLRDAIFQHGSIPLADGVGEALSFFRSVPAGLREGTTDLAALGVTDGADRLRALLARSFRATLGVALVPSELSPAERETADRLLRERYGNDDWNFGGENG; this is encoded by the coding sequence ATGGAGCCGCCGGCCTGGCGCCTCATCGATACCGGACCCCTGGACGGCCCGCGGAACATGGCGGTGGACGAGGCGCTCCTCCGCCACTTCGACCAGGGGGCAGCGCCGGTGCTCCGCTTCTACGGCTGGGAGCCGCCGGCCGTTTCCGTGGGGCGCTTCCAGAAGGCCGAAGAGGCGATCGACCGGGAGCGCTGCCGCTGGGCCGGCATTTCGGTGGTCCGCCGGATCACCGGCGGCGGGCTCATCTATCACGGCCCCGAGTTGACCTATTCCCTGGTCTGCGCCCCCCGGCACATTGCCGGAGCGCGGCGGGTGAAGGAGTCGTTCCGGGCGCTCACCGGCTTTCTACTCCGCTTCTACGGGGAGCTGGGCCTGACAGCGGGCTGGGCCGCGGATGATGCCCCCGGAGATGCGAGGCTCGGGGCGCGGACCCCCCTCTGCTTTGCGGGCAGGGAGGAAAGCGACATCGTCATCAACGGGCGGAAGATCGGCGGCAACGCCCAGCGCCGGCTGCGGGACGCCATTTTTCAGCACGGTTCCATCCCCCTGGCGGACGGGGTGGGAGAGGCGCTATCCTTTTTCCGGTCGGTGCCCGCGGGCCTCCGGGAGGGGACCACTGATCTGGCCGCCCTGGGGGTGACTGACGGGGCGGACCGGCTGCGAGCGCTCCTGGCCCGCTCCTTCCGCGCGACCCTCGGTGTGGCGCTGGTCCCGTCGGAACTTTCACCGGCGGAACGGGAGACCGCGGACCGGCTCCTCCGGGAGCGCTACGGCAACGACGACTGGAATTTCGGGGGAGAGAACGGGTGA
- a CDS encoding lipoyl synthase — protein MTIHRKPEWLRKKINPAAHGAMDELLGELRLHTVCREARCPNITECFRERQATFLILGAECTRLCSFCNVAKGEPLPPDPDEPARVAQAVVRLSLAHVVITSPTRDDLPDGGAGHYAATVAAIGRGAPATAVELLVPDFLGSRTALADVVAAAPRIIGHNVETVPRLYAIRAGADYGRSLAVLRTLRELAPGCATKSGLMLGLGETEEEVLAVMADLRRVDCTYLSLGQYLAPSRFHHPVREFVPPETFDRLKGLAEKMGFRHVESGPYVRSSYHAAGYAGQARTYQPVASGPGPDQEGASVL, from the coding sequence GTGACCATCCACCGCAAGCCGGAATGGCTCCGGAAAAAAATCAACCCTGCTGCCCACGGCGCCATGGATGAGCTGCTGGGAGAATTGCGGCTCCACACGGTCTGCCGGGAGGCCCGCTGCCCCAACATCACCGAGTGCTTCCGGGAGCGCCAGGCCACCTTCCTGATTCTCGGCGCGGAGTGCACCCGGCTCTGCTCCTTCTGCAACGTCGCAAAGGGCGAGCCATTGCCGCCCGACCCGGACGAGCCGGCACGGGTGGCCCAGGCCGTTGTCCGCCTGAGTCTGGCCCATGTGGTGATCACGAGCCCCACCCGGGACGATCTTCCCGACGGCGGTGCCGGCCACTACGCCGCCACCGTGGCGGCCATCGGCCGTGGTGCGCCCGCAACCGCCGTAGAGCTTCTGGTCCCCGATTTTCTCGGCAGCCGCACGGCCCTGGCGGATGTCGTGGCTGCCGCGCCCCGGATCATCGGGCACAATGTGGAAACCGTTCCCCGTCTCTACGCCATTCGTGCCGGCGCCGACTACGGCCGTTCGCTGGCGGTGCTCCGCACCCTGCGCGAGCTGGCGCCGGGGTGTGCCACCAAGTCGGGCCTCATGCTCGGCCTGGGTGAGACGGAAGAGGAAGTCCTGGCGGTGATGGCCGACCTGCGTCGGGTCGACTGCACCTACCTCAGTCTCGGCCAGTACCTGGCTCCGAGCCGGTTCCACCACCCCGTGCGGGAGTTCGTCCCTCCCGAGACCTTTGACCGGCTGAAGGGGTTGGCCGAAAAGATGGGGTTCCGCCACGTGGAGAGCGGCCCCTATGTCCGCAGTTCCTACCACGCCGCCGGTTATGCCGGCCAGGCACGTACCTATCAACCCGTTGCATCCGGCCCCGGGCCGGATCAGGAAGGAGCGTCCGTACTATGA
- a CDS encoding osmotically inducible protein OsmC: MELIVTFPGGKKVNAELGGMVIPTDQPVESGGEGTAPSPYDYFLASIGTCAGFYVLAFCQQRGIATENISLRQTMEFDPTADGRKRLSRVQMEIVVPPDFPEKYRNALVKSAELCSVKKALMAPPDFAIRTVVA; encoded by the coding sequence ATGGAACTGATCGTAACCTTTCCCGGCGGGAAAAAGGTGAACGCCGAACTGGGCGGCATGGTGATCCCCACGGACCAGCCGGTGGAGTCGGGGGGCGAGGGGACGGCACCGTCTCCCTACGATTATTTCCTGGCATCCATCGGCACCTGCGCCGGTTTTTACGTCCTCGCCTTCTGCCAGCAGCGCGGCATCGCCACGGAGAATATCTCCCTGCGCCAGACCATGGAGTTTGACCCCACGGCAGACGGCAGGAAGAGATTGTCACGGGTTCAGATGGAGATCGTGGTGCCGCCCGATTTCCCTGAAAAGTACCGCAACGCCCTGGTCAAGTCCGCGGAGCTCTGCTCGGTCAAGAAGGCACTGATGGCTCCGCCCGATTTCGCCATTCGGACCGTGGTGGCGTGA
- a CDS encoding peptidylprolyl isomerase, with amino-acid sequence MAQAKQGDTVTVHYTGSLTTGELFDSSEESGPLKFTVGQDEVIPGFEEAVVGMSPGEAKTVTIPEDKAYGARMPELVAEVERQYLPAGADPVIGQQYEVTQDDGQVFNVTVTAMTDDTVTLDANHPLAGRELVFEIKLLEIA; translated from the coding sequence ATGGCACAGGCAAAGCAGGGGGATACCGTCACGGTTCACTATACGGGCTCGCTCACTACGGGGGAGCTTTTTGATTCGTCGGAGGAAAGCGGTCCCCTGAAGTTCACCGTGGGCCAGGACGAGGTCATCCCGGGCTTTGAGGAGGCGGTTGTCGGCATGAGCCCCGGCGAGGCGAAGACCGTAACGATTCCCGAGGACAAGGCCTATGGGGCACGCATGCCCGAACTTGTGGCCGAGGTGGAGCGTCAGTACCTGCCGGCCGGGGCCGACCCGGTCATCGGCCAGCAGTACGAGGTTACCCAGGATGACGGCCAGGTTTTCAACGTGACGGTGACCGCCATGACCGACGATACGGTGACCCTTGATGCCAATCATCCACTGGCCGGCCGCGAGCTGGTCTTTGAAATCAAGCTGCTGGAGATCGCCTGA
- a CDS encoding ferritin → MSEQGAVCYTFEAAVEMAITMEEEGFRHYLGAIRRVKNKGAKQILKEAALDELEHKLSLEKALLDGQMEGADSMERQIPTMNLGYVLAKKELSPESDTREALAYAIHLEKGAIDFYQRMAQGCAGAPMAKLFDRLLADETKHLQQLEDMYEQHFMTEN, encoded by the coding sequence ATGAGCGAACAGGGAGCGGTCTGCTACACATTCGAAGCCGCCGTTGAAATGGCGATAACCATGGAGGAGGAAGGATTCAGGCACTACCTTGGCGCGATCCGCAGGGTGAAGAACAAGGGGGCCAAACAGATCCTCAAGGAAGCCGCCCTGGACGAACTGGAGCATAAACTGAGCCTGGAAAAGGCCCTGCTTGATGGCCAGATGGAAGGGGCCGATTCCATGGAACGGCAGATTCCGACCATGAACCTGGGTTATGTCCTGGCCAAAAAGGAGCTCTCACCCGAGTCCGACACCCGGGAGGCCCTTGCCTACGCCATTCACCTGGAAAAAGGCGCCATCGACTTCTACCAGCGCATGGCCCAGGGGTGTGCCGGAGCGCCCATGGCAAAGCTCTTCGACCGGCTGCTGGCGGACGAGACCAAGCACCTGCAGCAGCTTGAGGACATGTACGAACAGCACTTCATGACCGAAAACTAG
- a CDS encoding NAD-dependent dehydratase, giving the protein MKIFVTGGTGFVGGHVRRALLERGHSLRLLVHRRSEGIEAGIEQVEGDVTRPDTFAGAVAGCDATVNLVGIIREFPGRGITFEKLHVDATRNVVGAARATGIRRHLQMSALATRPDATAAYHRTKWQAEEVVRQSGLDWTIFRPCLIFGPKGAFVDMLAGFVRRFPAVPVVGDGTYRLQPVSVDDVARCFALALDMPETVGQTYELCGPDRLTYNEVLDTIGRVLGKGHVVKIPQPLGLLKLVVPIMQGFSFFPLTMDQIILLTEENICSNPWPSVFGFEPCRFEAGIASFLQR; this is encoded by the coding sequence ATGAAAATATTCGTTACCGGAGGAACCGGTTTTGTAGGGGGGCACGTGCGGAGGGCGCTGTTGGAGCGGGGGCATTCGCTCCGGCTCCTGGTCCACCGGCGGAGCGAGGGGATCGAGGCCGGGATCGAGCAGGTGGAGGGCGACGTGACGCGGCCGGATACCTTTGCCGGGGCCGTGGCCGGCTGCGACGCCACCGTCAACCTGGTAGGGATTATCCGGGAGTTTCCCGGCCGGGGGATAACCTTTGAAAAGCTCCACGTGGACGCCACGCGCAACGTGGTGGGGGCGGCCAGGGCAACGGGCATCCGGCGCCACCTCCAGATGTCGGCGCTGGCCACGCGCCCCGACGCCACCGCGGCCTATCACCGTACCAAGTGGCAGGCGGAGGAGGTCGTGCGTCAGTCGGGGCTCGACTGGACCATTTTTCGGCCATGCCTGATCTTCGGGCCCAAGGGCGCCTTTGTGGACATGCTGGCGGGATTCGTCCGCAGGTTTCCGGCCGTGCCGGTCGTCGGCGACGGCACCTACAGGCTCCAACCGGTGTCGGTCGACGATGTGGCCCGCTGCTTCGCCCTCGCCCTGGACATGCCGGAAACCGTCGGACAGACCTATGAGCTCTGCGGCCCTGACCGCCTCACCTACAACGAGGTCCTCGACACCATCGGTCGAGTGCTCGGCAAGGGCCATGTGGTCAAGATTCCCCAACCGCTGGGGCTGCTGAAGCTCGTGGTGCCAATTATGCAGGGATTTTCCTTCTTTCCCCTCACCATGGACCAGATCATCCTGCTGACCGAGGAAAATATCTGCTCGAATCCCTGGCCCTCCGTCTTCGGCTTCGAACCATGCCGTTTCGAGGCGGGGATCGCTTCGTTCCTGCAGCGCTGA
- a CDS encoding undecaprenyl-diphosphatase, with product MDILHAAVLGILQGLTEILPISSSAHLILVPWLLGWPESGLTFDVGLHVGTLIALCVYFRRDIAYLLSDAVTGLREGFGSQTSRLPFYIIAGTVPAAIVGKTMEEPIEAFFRGSHTLIAVLLIAFGLLLALADTTGPKRWRMDRVDLRGALLIGLAQCLALVPGVSRSGITITAALFLGFTRDTAARFSFLLSLPIVAGAGILKMGELARHGIPAGELAPLLTGMATSAVSGYLGVALLLRLVQRYSLYPFVWYRLLAGGAVLAYLFTR from the coding sequence ATGGACATCCTACACGCAGCGGTCCTCGGCATCCTGCAGGGGCTCACCGAAATACTTCCCATCAGCAGTTCCGCCCACCTCATTCTCGTTCCCTGGCTTCTGGGATGGCCGGAGTCGGGGCTCACCTTCGACGTGGGGCTCCACGTGGGGACCTTGATCGCACTCTGCGTCTATTTCCGGCGCGACATCGCGTACCTGTTGAGCGATGCCGTCACCGGCCTGCGGGAAGGCTTCGGGAGCCAGACATCCAGGCTTCCGTTCTACATCATAGCCGGCACCGTGCCGGCGGCCATTGTGGGCAAGACCATGGAGGAGCCCATCGAGGCGTTTTTCCGGGGCAGCCACACCCTCATTGCCGTGCTCCTCATCGCCTTCGGCCTTCTCCTGGCGCTGGCCGACACCACCGGCCCCAAACGCTGGAGAATGGACCGGGTCGACCTGAGGGGCGCGCTTCTGATCGGCCTGGCCCAGTGCCTCGCCCTGGTCCCCGGCGTCTCCCGCTCGGGCATTACCATTACGGCGGCCCTGTTCCTCGGCTTTACCCGCGACACGGCGGCCCGCTTCTCCTTTCTCCTGTCCCTTCCCATCGTGGCCGGAGCCGGCATCCTGAAAATGGGCGAACTGGCCCGCCACGGCATCCCTGCCGGAGAGCTGGCGCCCCTGCTGACAGGCATGGCGACATCGGCCGTTTCGGGGTACCTGGGCGTGGCCTTGCTCCTCAGGCTCGTCCAGCGCTACTCCCTCTACCCCTTTGTCTGGTACCGGCTCCTGGCGGGCGGGGCGGTCCTCGCCTACCTCTTTACCCGCTGA
- a CDS encoding phosphate transport regulator, giving the protein MFGLIPKEEKFFAMFKDMAANIVTGGKLLKQMLDSYDDPLASQKKIKDVEHACDAVTHDIIQKLNKSFVTPFDREDIYALAAALDDIIDLIDASAQRFIMYNVEKPTPEAKELAFLILQGCLAIEKAVSHLGEKFEHIAEHCVEVNALENEADRVCREAVSRLFDEEKDPIQLIKWKEIYETLERATDKCEDAANILESVVVKNA; this is encoded by the coding sequence ATGTTCGGTCTCATTCCTAAAGAAGAGAAATTCTTTGCCATGTTCAAGGACATGGCGGCCAATATCGTGACAGGGGGAAAGCTCCTCAAGCAGATGCTCGACAGCTATGACGACCCCCTGGCGAGCCAGAAGAAGATCAAGGACGTGGAGCACGCCTGCGACGCCGTCACCCACGACATCATCCAGAAGCTCAACAAGAGCTTCGTCACCCCCTTCGACCGCGAGGACATCTATGCCCTGGCCGCGGCCCTGGACGACATTATCGACCTCATCGACGCCTCGGCCCAGCGTTTCATCATGTACAACGTGGAAAAGCCGACCCCTGAGGCCAAGGAACTGGCCTTTCTGATTCTTCAGGGCTGTCTGGCCATCGAAAAGGCGGTATCGCACCTTGGCGAGAAGTTCGAGCACATCGCCGAGCATTGCGTCGAGGTGAACGCCCTGGAGAACGAGGCCGACCGCGTCTGCCGCGAAGCCGTCAGCCGCCTCTTCGACGAGGAGAAGGATCCGATCCAGCTCATCAAGTGGAAGGAGATCTACGAGACCCTGGAGCGAGCCACGGACAAATGCGAAGATGCCGCCAACATCCTCGAAAGCGTGGTGGTGAAGAATGCTTGA
- a CDS encoding inorganic phosphate transporter, with protein MLDTTLIMLVLVIGAALVFDYINGFHDTANAIATCVSTRALSVRSAIVMAAVLNFAGAMISTKVASTIGKGIVDAGNVTQMVVLAGVLGAIAWDLVTWYYGLPSSSSHAIIGGIMGAVIAHAGTAALHWDGLQKIILSLILSPVIGTLLGFIVMVVMLWSFKSTSPHSINKHFRRLQVLSAAFMAFSHGTADAQKSMGVITMALVSYGALATFEVPTWVKIACAVAMGLGTAAGGWRIIKTVGKDFVKLQPVHGFCVETASAGVILGASSIGMPVSTTHVITSTILGVGLSKRITAVNWNVAYRILWAWVLTIPASAIMSYVTYMVFSPFLGK; from the coding sequence ATGCTTGACACTACGCTGATCATGCTCGTCCTGGTCATCGGGGCGGCGCTTGTGTTCGACTACATCAACGGATTTCACGACACGGCCAATGCCATTGCCACCTGCGTTTCGACCCGGGCGCTGTCGGTCCGGTCGGCCATCGTCATGGCGGCGGTGCTCAACTTCGCGGGGGCAATGATTTCAACCAAGGTGGCCTCCACCATTGGCAAGGGGATCGTGGATGCCGGCAACGTGACCCAGATGGTGGTGCTCGCCGGGGTCCTTGGGGCCATTGCCTGGGACCTCGTCACCTGGTACTACGGTCTTCCCTCGTCATCGTCACACGCCATCATCGGCGGAATCATGGGGGCGGTCATCGCCCATGCCGGCACGGCGGCCCTTCATTGGGACGGCCTTCAGAAGATCATCCTTTCACTCATTCTTTCGCCCGTCATCGGGACACTCCTCGGATTCATCGTCATGGTGGTCATGCTCTGGAGTTTCAAGAGCACCTCACCCCACTCCATAAACAAGCACTTCCGCCGATTGCAGGTCCTTTCTGCCGCATTCATGGCCTTTTCCCACGGCACCGCCGATGCCCAGAAGTCCATGGGCGTCATCACCATGGCGCTGGTGAGCTACGGGGCCCTTGCCACCTTCGAGGTGCCCACCTGGGTCAAGATCGCCTGCGCCGTGGCCATGGGCCTCGGCACCGCAGCCGGCGGATGGCGGATCATCAAGACCGTGGGAAAGGATTTCGTCAAGCTGCAGCCGGTGCACGGCTTCTGCGTCGAAACCGCCTCGGCCGGCGTCATCCTGGGGGCGTCCTCCATCGGCATGCCGGTCAGCACCACCCACGTCATCACCTCCACCATCCTCGGCGTGGGGCTTTCCAAGCGCATCACGGCCGTGAACTGGAATGTGGCCTACCGTATCCTCTGGGCCTGGGTCCTTACCATCCCGGCCTCGGCAATCATGTCTTACGTGACCTACATGGTCTTCAGCCCGTTCCTCGGCAAATAA
- a CDS encoding RND transporter — MVRSLRVAFLILVLCPPVLFAADRSVTLQDALQAALGHNHLVSGARFEQEAAERGAAASRSRYFPHIFLEEGFAVSDAPVRVFMMKLDQGRFTLDDLQLENLNTPSSYRDFRTAVTLEQPLFDLSIGYDREMAEKEAERAGFVLAQRREDVGLAVYAAYLDVQKGRATLAATEKEVAEARESLRVAQARSREGTALRSDELRARTFLSESEQRTITALNDLRLARMRLALAVGGEAGESLDIAEELTSAPVRLSENELVREALANRSDLKGGEKDVARAEAAVGAARSAWFPTVYAGASYQMNDRDIPLGRDNDAWMAGVNLRWELFDGLRRSHDQARAGAVRQAALQYLEQQRKEVVLRVREAALRREEAGKRLEVARHALLAADEGMRIVAKRYENGLATMVELLDAQSALNRSRTGLVERESDYLLATARVYHAAGLFLKETVK, encoded by the coding sequence GTGGTGAGGTCGCTTCGTGTTGCGTTTTTGATACTGGTTCTCTGTCCTCCGGTCCTGTTCGCCGCCGACCGGTCAGTCACGCTGCAGGATGCCCTGCAAGCGGCCCTTGGGCACAATCATCTGGTGAGCGGCGCCCGTTTTGAGCAGGAGGCGGCCGAACGGGGAGCCGCAGCCAGCCGCAGCCGCTACTTTCCCCATATCTTCCTCGAAGAGGGCTTTGCCGTGTCGGACGCGCCGGTCCGGGTCTTCATGATGAAGCTCGACCAGGGGCGATTCACCCTCGACGATCTCCAGCTTGAAAATCTGAACACTCCTTCGTCCTACCGGGACTTCCGGACCGCGGTCACCCTGGAACAGCCCCTGTTCGACCTGAGCATAGGCTATGACCGGGAGATGGCCGAAAAAGAGGCGGAACGGGCCGGTTTCGTTCTGGCCCAGCGGCGGGAGGACGTGGGCCTGGCGGTCTATGCGGCGTATCTCGATGTCCAGAAGGGACGGGCGACCCTGGCGGCAACGGAGAAGGAGGTGGCCGAGGCCCGGGAGAGCCTGCGGGTGGCCCAGGCCCGGAGCCGGGAGGGTACCGCGCTCCGTTCCGACGAGTTGCGGGCGCGGACCTTTCTCTCCGAGTCGGAGCAGCGCACCATCACTGCCCTGAACGACCTGCGCCTGGCGCGGATGCGGCTGGCCCTGGCCGTGGGGGGGGAGGCCGGCGAGTCCCTGGACATCGCCGAGGAACTGACCAGCGCACCGGTGCGGCTCTCCGAGAATGAGCTGGTGCGGGAGGCCCTGGCCAATCGCAGCGATCTGAAGGGGGGCGAAAAGGACGTGGCCCGGGCCGAGGCGGCGGTAGGGGCTGCGCGCAGTGCCTGGTTCCCCACGGTCTATGCCGGGGCGTCCTACCAGATGAATGACCGGGATATCCCCTTGGGCCGGGACAACGACGCCTGGATGGCCGGCGTGAACCTCCGGTGGGAACTGTTCGACGGCCTGCGTCGTTCACACGACCAGGCCAGGGCCGGTGCCGTCCGGCAGGCTGCGCTCCAGTACCTGGAACAGCAGCGCAAGGAGGTGGTGCTCCGGGTGCGCGAGGCTGCCCTGCGCCGCGAAGAGGCCGGCAAGCGGCTGGAGGTGGCCCGTCACGCACTGCTGGCTGCCGACGAAGGGATGCGCATCGTGGCGAAGCGGTACGAAAACGGTCTCGCCACCATGGTGGAACTGCTGGATGCCCAGTCGGCCCTGAATCGGAGCAGGACCGGCCTCGTGGAGCGCGAGAGCGATTATCTGCTGGCCACGGCCCGCGTTTACCACGCGGCCGGACTATTCCTGAAGGAGACGGTGAAATGA
- a CDS encoding efflux transporter periplasmic adaptor subunit, protein MRMGRGVRGACGVVLLGVALTGCGHKADKAESKQPPVVTGVTLVPAAGQAIPDGAEAVGTVRAADAAVIAARLPATVTGVLVREGDRVGKGKLLVTLEAAESSAQASAAAAQVAEAERALDEARARKRLADATYERYANLFKDEAVTRQEMDNRRADRDVAEQGVGRATARLAASRESARAAGVVAGYTRIVSPLAGVVTAKQVENGMTVFPGTPLMTIEGDGGHRLEASVPESLAGRVKRGQRVPVTIDGAGLSLEGRVVEVVPAADPASRTFTVKVELAGAGIRSGMFGRAFIATGERQGILVPKSAVMERGALSSVWTVDQGNVARLRLVKTGKPLGDRIEILSGLTAGERVIAAGLEKVVEGAKIQ, encoded by the coding sequence ATGAGGATGGGGAGAGGAGTGAGAGGGGCCTGTGGCGTCGTCCTCCTGGGCGTGGCCCTCACGGGCTGCGGCCACAAGGCGGACAAGGCGGAATCGAAGCAGCCCCCCGTCGTGACGGGCGTGACACTGGTGCCGGCAGCCGGCCAGGCAATCCCGGACGGCGCGGAGGCGGTGGGGACGGTACGCGCCGCAGATGCCGCAGTCATTGCGGCCCGGCTTCCCGCCACCGTAACCGGCGTTCTCGTGCGGGAGGGTGACCGGGTGGGCAAGGGAAAGCTCCTGGTGACCCTGGAGGCCGCCGAGAGTTCGGCCCAGGCGTCCGCTGCGGCCGCCCAGGTGGCCGAGGCGGAGCGGGCACTGGACGAGGCCCGCGCCCGCAAGCGGCTGGCCGACGCAACCTATGAGCGCTACGCGAACCTCTTCAAGGATGAGGCCGTGACCCGTCAAGAGATGGACAACCGCCGCGCCGACCGAGACGTGGCCGAGCAGGGTGTGGGGCGGGCCACGGCCCGTCTGGCGGCGAGCAGGGAGAGTGCCCGGGCGGCCGGGGTTGTGGCGGGCTACACCCGCATCGTCTCCCCCCTTGCCGGGGTGGTGACCGCAAAGCAGGTGGAAAACGGCATGACCGTGTTTCCTGGCACGCCGCTGATGACCATCGAGGGTGACGGGGGGCACCGCCTGGAGGCGTCCGTTCCCGAATCCCTGGCCGGCCGGGTGAAGCGTGGTCAGCGCGTGCCGGTGACCATCGACGGGGCCGGGCTCTCGCTGGAAGGCCGGGTGGTGGAGGTCGTGCCCGCCGCTGATCCGGCGAGCAGAACCTTCACCGTCAAGGTGGAACTGGCTGGCGCGGGGATCAGGTCCGGCATGTTCGGCCGGGCCTTCATTGCCACCGGCGAACGGCAGGGGATTCTCGTGCCGAAGTCGGCGGTGATGGAACGGGGGGCCCTTTCCTCGGTCTGGACGGTGGACCAGGGGAACGTCGCCCGGCTGCGGCTCGTGAAGACGGGGAAGCCCCTGGGCGACCGGATCGAGATCCTTTCGGGGCTCACGGCAGGCGAACGGGTCATTGCGGCCGGCCTGGAAAAGGTCGTCGAGGGGGCGAAGATCCAGTAA